In Flavobacterium lacustre, a genomic segment contains:
- a CDS encoding DUF3078 domain-containing protein yields MKSLSFLSLLLLLTISTSGFSQEVVTPKTPDTVSSWTKKNQLGFDISEIAFINWSAGGTSSVSGLFKGDFTRVYAKKNRKWVNELIVRYGLNKQDGIEIRKTDDAIHFNSTFGYRKDTITNWYHSAKLNFNTQFTNGYAYPNKEIAISKPFAPAYVFMGVGAENADKEKKRVFYFSPFTFKTTLVLDQRLANQGAFGVKKAEYDLDGNLILDGEKSKMELGLLVTGYYRKEVFKNINFVNRVTFYSDYINRFGNIDVDCDLLLDLVVNQYVKANIGTRIVYDDDIKSKQEIAGEQVTLGPKAQLKQVLGVGIVYAFQ; encoded by the coding sequence ATGAAATCACTTTCTTTTTTATCTCTTTTACTTTTATTGACCATTTCTACAAGTGGTTTTTCACAAGAAGTTGTGACTCCAAAAACACCTGATACCGTTTCTTCTTGGACCAAAAAAAACCAACTCGGTTTTGATATTTCAGAAATCGCTTTTATCAATTGGAGTGCTGGGGGAACAAGTTCAGTTTCGGGATTGTTTAAAGGTGATTTTACCAGAGTGTATGCCAAAAAAAATAGAAAATGGGTGAATGAACTTATTGTTCGATATGGTTTAAATAAACAAGACGGAATTGAAATACGAAAAACAGATGATGCAATTCATTTTAACTCGACTTTTGGATATAGAAAAGATACGATAACTAATTGGTATCATTCTGCAAAATTAAATTTTAATACTCAGTTTACAAATGGGTATGCGTATCCAAATAAAGAAATTGCTATTTCGAAACCTTTTGCTCCAGCTTATGTTTTTATGGGTGTAGGAGCTGAGAATGCAGACAAAGAAAAGAAAAGAGTATTCTATTTTTCTCCATTTACTTTCAAAACTACATTAGTTTTAGATCAAAGGTTAGCCAATCAAGGTGCTTTTGGGGTAAAAAAAGCAGAATATGATTTGGACGGGAATTTAATTTTGGACGGAGAAAAATCAAAAATGGAGTTGGGCTTATTAGTAACGGGTTATTACAGAAAAGAAGTGTTCAAAAACATAAATTTTGTAAATCGCGTAACCTTTTATTCAGATTATATCAACAGGTTTGGGAACATCGATGTGGATTGCGATTTGTTATTAGACTTAGTGGTGAATCAATATGTAAAAGCAAATATTGGTACTCGTATCGTTTATGATGATGATATAAAATCGAAGCAGGAAATAGCAGGAGAACAAGTTACTTTAGGTCCAAAAGCGCAATTAAAACAAGTTTTGGGAGTAGGAATTGTGTATGCTTTTCAATAA
- a CDS encoding 1-deoxy-D-xylulose-5-phosphate synthase: MSINLLSKINNPTDLRQLDEAQLPQVAQELRDFIIDIVSVKEGHLGASLGVVELTIALHYVFDTPNDLLVWDVGHQAYGHKILTGRKNVFHTNRQLHGISGFPKRSESEYDAFGVGHSSTSISAALGMAIASNLKGDYNKQHIAVIGDASIASGMAFEGLNHAGVTDANLLVILNDNAIGIDPSVGALKKYLTAVKEGKNPRQNNMIKSLNFNYSGPIDGHDIVSVIKELKRLKKVKGPKFLHVITTKGKGLQQAEENQVQYHAPGKFDASTGELLPKSEENLPPKYQDVFGLTILDLAKKNEKIIGITPAMPSGSSLKFMMDALPKRAFDVGIAEQHAVTLAAGMATQGMVVFCNIYSTFLQRAYDQVIHDVALQNLPVIFCLDRAGLVGEDGATHHGIFDLAYLRCIPNMIIYAPINELELQHILYTAQLGLNHPIAIRYPRGRGIHVDWKTNYEKIEIGRAKCLKKGTEVAVLSNGTIGNNVIKALANKKNPAVAHYDFAFVKPLDEKSLHAIFAAFKTIITIEDGVINGGFGSAILEFAALHQYSSKIQILGIPDEFIEQGTVTELQQYCKIDVKSLEILFSTY, from the coding sequence ATGTCTATTAATTTACTTTCAAAAATCAACAATCCAACTGATTTGCGCCAGCTCGATGAAGCCCAACTTCCTCAAGTAGCACAAGAATTGCGTGATTTTATTATCGATATTGTTTCGGTAAAAGAAGGACATCTCGGTGCCAGCCTTGGCGTTGTAGAACTGACCATTGCGTTGCATTATGTATTTGATACGCCAAATGATTTATTGGTTTGGGATGTAGGTCATCAAGCTTATGGGCATAAAATTTTGACCGGAAGAAAAAATGTTTTTCATACGAACAGGCAACTTCACGGTATTTCGGGTTTTCCCAAAAGGAGTGAAAGTGAATACGATGCTTTTGGCGTAGGCCATTCTTCCACTTCAATTTCGGCAGCTTTAGGAATGGCGATTGCCTCTAACTTGAAAGGGGATTACAATAAACAACATATTGCTGTTATTGGCGATGCTTCTATCGCATCAGGAATGGCTTTTGAGGGACTAAATCACGCCGGAGTTACCGATGCTAATTTGTTGGTTATTCTCAATGATAACGCTATCGGGATTGATCCAAGTGTGGGCGCTTTAAAAAAGTATCTCACTGCCGTAAAAGAAGGGAAAAATCCGAGGCAGAATAATATGATTAAGTCTTTAAATTTCAATTATTCTGGACCGATAGACGGACATGATATTGTTTCAGTTATTAAAGAACTGAAGCGTTTGAAAAAAGTAAAAGGGCCTAAATTTTTGCACGTTATCACTACAAAAGGAAAAGGTTTACAACAAGCCGAAGAAAATCAGGTGCAATACCACGCGCCCGGAAAATTTGACGCCAGTACAGGTGAACTGCTTCCAAAATCGGAAGAAAATTTACCGCCAAAATACCAAGATGTTTTTGGACTAACGATTTTAGATTTAGCAAAAAAGAATGAAAAAATCATCGGAATAACGCCGGCAATGCCTTCTGGTAGCTCGCTGAAATTTATGATGGATGCACTTCCCAAACGCGCTTTTGATGTGGGAATTGCAGAACAACATGCAGTAACTTTAGCCGCAGGAATGGCTACACAAGGAATGGTAGTTTTTTGCAATATTTATTCGACTTTTTTACAAAGAGCCTATGACCAAGTGATTCATGATGTGGCACTGCAAAACTTACCGGTAATTTTCTGTTTAGACCGAGCGGGTTTAGTGGGAGAAGACGGTGCGACGCATCACGGTATTTTTGATTTGGCTTATTTGCGTTGTATTCCTAACATGATTATTTATGCGCCAATCAATGAACTTGAATTACAACATATTTTATATACGGCTCAATTGGGATTAAATCATCCGATCGCCATTCGTTATCCTCGTGGTCGTGGCATTCATGTTGATTGGAAAACGAACTATGAAAAGATTGAAATTGGTCGGGCAAAATGCCTTAAAAAAGGAACTGAAGTTGCTGTTTTATCTAATGGAACGATAGGCAACAATGTTATAAAGGCTTTAGCAAATAAAAAAAATCCCGCTGTTGCCCATTATGATTTTGCTTTTGTAAAACCATTAGACGAAAAGAGTTTGCATGCTATTTTTGCTGCGTTCAAAACGATTATTACTATTGAAGACGGAGTGATTAATGGAGGTTTTGGAAGTGCAATTCTTGAGTTTGCTGCTTTGCATCAATATTCTTCAAAAATACAAATTTTGGGTATTCCTGATGAATTTATTGAACAAGGAACTGTTACTGAATTACAACAATATTGCAAAATTGACGTTAAAAGTCTTGAAATACTTTTTTCAACGTATTGA
- a CDS encoding nucleoside deaminase gives MENPFTDEYFMKKALQEAEMAFEKSEIPVGAIIVIDNKVIARGHNLTEMLVDVTAHAEMQAITAAANFLGGKYLTGCTLYVTLEPCQMCAGALYWSQISKIVFGASDENRGFEKMGTQLHPKTIVVRGVLANEASELMKRFFAERRK, from the coding sequence ATGGAAAATCCTTTCACCGACGAATACTTTATGAAAAAAGCTTTGCAGGAAGCTGAAATGGCTTTTGAAAAAAGCGAAATTCCTGTTGGAGCCATTATCGTTATTGACAATAAAGTCATTGCCCGAGGTCATAATCTTACCGAAATGCTGGTTGATGTTACGGCTCATGCCGAAATGCAGGCTATAACTGCTGCTGCTAATTTCCTTGGCGGAAAATATTTGACCGGTTGTACTTTGTATGTCACTTTAGAACCTTGCCAGATGTGTGCCGGGGCTTTGTATTGGAGTCAGATTTCGAAAATTGTTTTTGGTGCGAGTGACGAAAATAGAGGTTTTGAGAAAATGGGTACACAATTGCATCCTAAAACTATAGTTGTTCGTGGAGTTTTGGCCAATGAAGCTTCGGAATTGATGAAACGATTTTTTGCTGAAAGAAGAAAGTAA